A genomic window from Cloacibacillus evryensis DSM 19522 includes:
- a CDS encoding cupin domain-containing protein, whose amino-acid sequence MSSVSLIKQDGEPRTVSNIRGGDGEARIFASPLPARGPLTLASRIELAPGASIGPHRHDSDEEVYAILSGEGVYIYDGGECPALPGDIFTTKKGMSHALKNRGGEPLVFFAVVAE is encoded by the coding sequence CGGCGAGCCCAGGACGGTCTCGAACATACGCGGAGGCGACGGGGAGGCCAGGATCTTCGCCTCTCCGCTTCCCGCGCGGGGACCGCTGACGCTCGCCTCCCGCATCGAGCTCGCGCCGGGGGCAAGCATCGGGCCGCACCGCCACGACAGCGACGAAGAGGTCTACGCGATCCTCTCGGGAGAGGGCGTTTACATTTATGACGGCGGCGAATGCCCCGCGCTCCCGGGAGATATTTTTACGACCAAAAAAGGGATGTCTCACGCTTTAAAAAACCGCGGCGGCGAACCGCTCGTCTTTTTTGCGGTGGTCGCGGAATAG